CCCCAACCGGATTTGAAATTATGGCTGAAATTTGACGACGGCGTTGAAGGCACTGTTGATCTATCTCATTTAAAAGGTAAAGGTGTATTTCAGATTTGGGATGATGTTCAGGTATTTCAACGTGCCTATATCGACGTCAAAACCGGAGCCGTTGCGTGGAGTGACGAAGTCGATGTGTGCGCTGATTCTTTGTATTTGAGATTGACCAACAAACGCGCCGAAGAGCTTGTTCATGCCCAAAATTAGTTTTTTCTACGGCATAGATATATACATGTATTATGATGACCACGTTCCCGAACACTTTCATGCGATTTATGGTGAGTTTGAAGCGATCATAGGGATTGACAACCTGTCGGTAATTGCAGGTTTTCTCCCACCACGCGCTCTGGGACTTGTGATAGAATGGGCGGCGGCACACAAGAACGAACTTAAGGAAAACTGGCTACTGACAAAGAATCAATCTCCTCTTAAAAAAATCGAGCCTTTAAAATAATAATCCCCTCCATTTGGATATGCCAGCTTAAATACGACAACCATTATATTCCATTGCTCATTATTCATTGTTCATTGAAAAACTTTCGCGGGCCATTCGCGTATTACAACGCAACCGAATCGGAGCCTGACGCATGGAAAAAATTAAAACAATGAGATTTCTGGCAATCGGACTACTTGCCGTCCTCAACCTTTCTTTCGGTTTTCTTTTCCAGGTGAGCCGCGATTTGATTTG
The DNA window shown above is from bacterium and carries:
- a CDS encoding DUF2442 domain-containing protein yields the protein MKKIVALSPQPDLKLWLKFDDGVEGTVDLSHLKGKGVFQIWDDVQVFQRAYIDVKTGAVAWSDEVDVCADSLYLRLTNKRAEELVHAQN
- a CDS encoding DUF4160 domain-containing protein, whose amino-acid sequence is MPKISFFYGIDIYMYYDDHVPEHFHAIYGEFEAIIGIDNLSVIAGFLPPRALGLVIEWAAAHKNELKENWLLTKNQSPLKKIEPLK